Genomic DNA from Segatella copri:
TCCTTCACATCAGAACAATATGGTACAAATAAGATGTTTATTCTCTCCGACAATCGCCTGTAAAAGTCTATTTCTCCGGGAGTCTGCGCCATCAGTGTCAAGTTGTCATTGTTCATCAAAAATCGCAATACCATCTGTACATACTTGTTCTTACCCAAACTATGAAGGTAGAAATTGTGGAGATAGAGATGATGTTTATTGCCTAACATCTTACCGAAGAGGCGTGCAAAAAGCATGCACGAAACACCCCCTCCATTCGAGTATATCTTTACATTTCTAAACTTCCAGAAATTCAAAGTCATCTTAATAAATCCATAGACTATCCCCCTCACAACATCACTTTTGGATTGGAATTTGGCTTTTGGTTTCCTTTCTAGAAAAAAGCCTTCTGCCGCCACACCCTTCTCGATGGCGTGGTCGGCATAGGCATGCCCGTAAGTTTGATAGCTACAAACCTGAACTATCTTCGTTTTATCTATACCTATATGATTTCCTTTTGCTTTCATATTATTTCAGATACAATCTCACTATTTACTTTCCTCTCATCTTAAAGTATCTATCATATCCTTCAAGCAAAGCCTTGCTGGTATGCTCCCAGCTCAATTCGTTGATGACACGATTTCTACCATATTCACCCATTTGCTTACGCTTCTTAGGATTATCAAGCAATTCTAGAATCTTCTTTGCCATATCTTCAGCATCATTTCTCTTAGCATAAAGTGATGCCTCCTGTGCAGAATATCTACCCTCTGTCAAATCAAACTGAACTAAAGGTTTGCCCAATGCCATATACTCCAACACCTTATTCATGGTACTCTTGTCATTCATAGCATTATATTCATCAGAGTTAACACAAACATCAGCAGTATTCAAATAGTCAAGCAAAGTCTGATCAGGTACACGACCGGTAAATTCTACGATGTCGTCCAAGCCCATGTCATGACTCAGTTTCTTCATGTGCTCTACATCAGGGCCACCACCAACGATACCCCAGAACACATCATTTCTTCCAGGTAACTCCTTGATATATTTAGCTGCCTTCAAAAGATATTCAATACCTTCCTGCTGACCGATTACACCAAGATAGCCAACCATGAACTTCTTGCCACGCTTGATTTCATTCTTTGGTTCCTGAATCTTCAGACGCTCCAACTTTGGACCACTTCTCAATACAAAGACATCCTCAGGTTTCATTCCACCACGCTCTATGGCAATCTTCTTATAACTTTTATTAGTTACAAATGCAAACTTACAGTGCTTATAGGTCTGACGTTCTAACCACAACTGACTCTTATAGAACATTCCCGAAGTCTTACCAAACTTAGCCTCATACAACTCAGGACAGATATCATGATGGTCAAAGATATAATCAACGCCCTTATTCTTAAAGAGTTTAGCAACCATCCAAATATCGTCAGGTGGATTACAACCGTGAATACAGTCGAAACCTACTTCCTTATAACATTTCTTTGCCAAACGATACTCATGCCACAAAGCTGCGCCATACTCACGAGCATATCCTAAAGCACCATTCCCATCCTTTGGCAATTTATGGCGATAAACATGTACACCCTGCAAGAATTCATACTCCTTGTCATAGCCCTTACCTGTAGGACTAATTACAGAAACCGTATAACCGTTTGCTGCCAATGTTGTTGCCTCCTGCCAGACACGAGTGTCAAATGGCACAGGCAAGTTCTCTACGATAATTAATACTTTTCTATCCATATTGTAGTTCTTAATTTATTATCATTTAAAGGATAGCACAATTTGTGCGTTTCCTTCTCCTTTCCATATTCTTCAGAATACCAACATTTCTCTATTGTTGGCTCTATATTTGTCTCTATACAAACAGTAATGGCTCCTCGTTGGATGACGGCTTTTCCATTTTCAACTTTCACTTGACAAGCAGGATGCAACACCAAAGTAGCATAACTATCACCTGTTGCCGCCATATCATCCTCAATAACCAATTTGTCTGCCTTATTAAAGCAGAAAGAGCGACTATGCTTATTACCATTCTGCCAAACGCATTCGACAAGAAGGAAATCCTGATTTTCCGTCAAATCAGACTTCAAAAGTTTAGTATCAGCCTTCTTTCCCCAAAGGAAAGCTCCCATCATCTGACTTTGTTCCTGGTCCTTAGTCCAAACGGTATTATGATTACATGAACGTCGGTATTCATCTCTTTTCTGAATATTGCAATGATAGATATATGTTCCAGGATCTCCCAAGATACAATTGCCATCTACATAAAGTTGAAAACTCAATGCATCTGCATGTCCATGGGCAGCAATACTTCCAAAACCTAAGGGTGCATGATCTATACCTATTACAATCTTACCATTCTTGCTTCTCAGGAAAGTATAACCACCTTCCTCAAAAGTCCTGCTTTGTGAAGGC
This window encodes:
- a CDS encoding glycosyltransferase family 4 protein — its product is MDRKVLIIVENLPVPFDTRVWQEATTLAANGYTVSVISPTGKGYDKEYEFLQGVHVYRHKLPKDGNGALGYAREYGAALWHEYRLAKKCYKEVGFDCIHGCNPPDDIWMVAKLFKNKGVDYIFDHHDICPELYEAKFGKTSGMFYKSQLWLERQTYKHCKFAFVTNKSYKKIAIERGGMKPEDVFVLRSGPKLERLKIQEPKNEIKRGKKFMVGYLGVIGQQEGIEYLLKAAKYIKELPGRNDVFWGIVGGGPDVEHMKKLSHDMGLDDIVEFTGRVPDQTLLDYLNTADVCVNSDEYNAMNDKSTMNKVLEYMALGKPLVQFDLTEGRYSAQEASLYAKRNDAEDMAKKILELLDNPKKRKQMGEYGRNRVINELSWEHTSKALLEGYDRYFKMRGK